CAGAAACCTGGATCCCCGTGGTTACACCGTGTATCCAACTGCTTCCCCCAATGATACAGAGAGAAAGCACCAATATCTATGGCGTTTTTGGCGGGATATACCGAAAAATGGTCACATTGCTGTCTGGGATCGTACCTGGTATGGTCGAGTGATGGTTGAGCCTATCGAAGGATTTTGCACCCAGGAAGAGTTTGACCGCAGTTATCGGGAAATAAATGAATTTGAAAAGCAACTGGCAGACTGGGGGGCGATTGTGCTAAAATTCTGGCTTCATATAGATCAGGATGAACAGTATAAGCGATTTAGTGGTCGAGAGGAAAATCCTGATAAAGAATGGAAGATTACTGATGAAGACTGGCGTAACCGTGAGAAATGGAATATTTATGAGACTGCCGTCAACTCCATGCTGCTTAAAACATCAACTGAATATGCGCCATGGATTATTGTTGAAGCACAAAGTAAATATTATGCTCGGGTTAAAGTCTTAAAAGAAACAATTAAAGCTATCGAAGATCGGTTAAAAAATTGAATAAGTATAACATTAAAAAATAAAAATCATGTGGGAGCAAAAAAACACCGGAATTTACTGCAAAAAATTACCTTTAATAAAGTGTATACACTCAAAAACTAATATGTTATAATTTTATAGATAAATTTTTGCCATTTTTATTGAAAACGACTGTTTACAACAAGGAGGAGAATCATGCCAAAAAAAATGATGACTATGGATGGAAATACAGCTGCTGCCCACGTGGCTTATGCATTTACTGAAGTTGCAGCAATATTTCCAATAACACCATCATCCCCAATGGCTGAAAGTGCGGATGTATGGGCTTCACAAGGACGAAAAAATATCTTTGGCGAAGTTGTAAAAGTATCAGAAATGCAATCTGAGGGAGGTGCTGCCGGAGCAGTACACGGATCTCTTGCAGCAGGTGCTTTAACCACCACTTTCACAGCTTCACAAGGTTTACTATTAATGATCCCTAATATGTATAAGATTGCCGGTGAATTACTTCCAGGAGTATTTCATGTGTCTGCCCGTACGCTGGCAACTCAGGCTTTATCAATTTTTGGTGATCACAGTGATGTAATGGCTTGCCGTCAAACCGGATTTGCACTGCTGGCTTCAGGTGGCGTTCAAGAAGTAATGGATCTGGCTGGGATTGCTCATTTGTCAGCAATTAAGTCACGCGTACCATTTGTTCATTTCTTTGACGGGTTCAGAACCTCTCATGAAATCCAGAAAGTTGAAGTTCTGGAATATGAAGATCTTAAAAACCTGGCTGATTTTGATGCCATTCAGGCTTTTAGAGACAATGCTCTGAGTCCGGAACATCCAGTAACACGCGGTACAGCTCAGAATCCTGATATTTTCTTCCAGGCCCGAGAAGCATGTAATCCATTTTATAATGAATTACCAGGGATTGTTGCTGATTATATGGAAAAAATCTCTGAACTGACTGGACGCAGCTACCATTTGTTTGATTATTATGGCGCAGAGGATGCTGAAAATATCATCGTTGCGATGGGATCTGTTACCGATACGATTGAAGAAACAATCGATTGTCTGGTAGGTCAAGGGGAAAAAATCGGTTTGATCAAGGTTCGTTTGTTTAGACCATTTGCTCCTGAATATTTCCTCAAGGTGCTGCCGGATACAGTTAAAAAAATTGCTGTCCTTGACCGTACTAAAGAGCCAGGATCTCTGGGAGAACCTTTATACCAGGATATCTGCACCATTTTCTATGGTAAAGAAAGACAGCCGCTTATTGTTGGTGGCCGATATGGTTTGAGTTCCAAAGATACAACTCCAACTCATATAAAAGCCGTTTTTGATAACCTGAAACTGGATGAACCAAAAGACAAGTTTACAGTTGGTATCGTTGATGATGTTACACACACTAATCTTGAATTGGGTGAAAACATCTACACGATTCCAGAAGGCACAAAAGGTTGTAAATTCTGGGGATTGGGTTCTGATGGAACCGTTGGTGCCAATAAATCAGCGATTAAAATTATCGGAGACCACACTGATCTTTACGCTCAGGGATACTTCTCCTATGACAGTAAAAAGTCAGGTGGTGTAACGGTATCGCATTTACGATTTGGAAAAAAACCAATTAAATCGACTTATTTGATTGTAAACTCTGATTTCGTTTCTTGTTCAACACAAGCTTACGTTTATCAGTATGATCTGTTAAAAGGTCTTAAAAAAGGTGGAACCTTCCTTTTAAATACGGTTTGGACACCAGAAGAACTGGAAGAGAAAATACCTGCTTCCATGAAAAAATATATTGCTGACAATGATATTAACTTCTATATTATAAATGCAACGAAAATTGCTGAAGAAATTGGCTTAGGTCGACGAACCAATATGATTATGCAGTCTGCTTTCTTTAAGCTGGCAGATATTATTCCGATTGAAGACGCCATTGCTTATTCCAAAGCTGGAATTCAGAAATCATATGGGAACAAGGGGCAGAAAATCGTTGATATGAACAACGAAGCAGTTGATCAGGGAATTAATGCACTGGTTAAGATTGATGTTCCTGAAAGCTGGAAAACTGCGGCTGATGCTGAAATGGCAAAAGAAGACGTGCCAGAATTCATTGAAAAAATCCTTCGACCGGTTAATCGTCTGGAAGGAGATGATATTCCCGTATCCGCATTTACCGGTGTTGAAGACGGAACCTTTATGGCGGGATCATCAGCTTACGAAAAGCGTGGTATTGCAGTGAATGTGCCAAAATGGTTACCGGAAAACTGTATTCAGTGTAATCAGTGTTCATTTGTCTGTCCGCATGCTGTAATTCGTCCTGTACTTGTCGACAAAGATGAGAAAGCAGCAGCTCCGGAAGGGTTTGAAACAGTTGAAGCTAAAGGAAAGCAACTAGAAGGCCTTGATTACCGTATCCAGGTCAGCATAATGGACTGTACCGGTTGTGGAAACTGCCAGGATGCCTGCCCTGCTAAAACTAAAGCACTGGTTATGGAACCAATTGAAACCCAATCAGAACAGATTCCATTATGGAACTATTCAACAACTGTAAAAGTTAAAGATAATTTAATGGCTAAAAATACCGTAAAAGGCAGCCAGTTCTGCAAGCCGCTACTTGAATTCTCAGGTGCCTGTGCTGGTTGTGGTGAAACACCTTATGCTAAAGCTATTACACAGTTATACGGAGATCGCATGATTGTTGCCAATGCAACAGGCTGTTCTTCAATCTGGGGAGCTTCTTCGCCTTCTACTCCTTACTGTACAAATGATGAAGGTAAGGGGCCTGCCTGGGCTAACTCACTGTTCGAAGATAATGCTGAATTTGGATTCGGGATGCTTGAAGCAACAGAAAAAGTTAGAGAAACGATTGCCAGCTATTTGGGAGCAATCATTGAATCAGACGCACCGGAAGCCGTTAAAGAAGCAGCCCAAGCTTGGATTGACAGTAAAAACGATGGTGAATTAAGTAAAATCACATCACCGAAACTGGTAGAAGCACTTTCTGCTTATCAGGCCGATGGTGAAATTGCTGCCAAGGTTAAATTTGTAGTAGATAATGCCGCTTACCTGATTAAAAAATCTGTTTGGGTATTTGGTGGAGACGGTTGGGCTTATGATATTGGATACGGCGGATTGGACCATGTTCTGGCATCCCGTAAAAATATCAATGTCCTGGTAATGGATACAGAAATCTACTCTAATACTGGTGGACAGGCATCAAAATCGACTCCGACTGCGGCAGTTGCTCAATTTGCTTCAGCTGGTGAACGAATCAAGAAAAAAGATTTGGGTATGATGGCGGCAACCTACGGCTATGTTTATGTCGCTCAGGTCGCTATGGGTGCAGATAAGAATCAATATATGAAAGTTCTTCAGGAAGCTGAGAACTATGATGGACCATCCCTGATTATTGCTTATGCACCATGTATTAATCATGGTATTAAAGGTGGTATGAGCCGTACTCAGACCCATGAAAAACTTGCAGTTGAGGCTGGTTACTGGCATCTGTATCGATTTAATCCGACATTAAAAGCGGAAGGAAAAAATCCATTCATTCTGGATTCTAAAGAGCCAGAAATTGATAAATTCACTGACTTCCTGGATACTGAAGTTCGATATACATCATTAAAACTGACCTTCCCTGAAATTTCCAAAAGTCTATATGAAACTGCTAAAGAAGAAGCCTGGGATCGTTACCTTGGTTATAAAAGAATGGCTGAAATGTAAATAGAAGAGTATTTATAATAGTTTCACTAAAACTGGGTTTGATGACTTAAGCATCAAACCCAGTTTAATTTTTTGCAAAGAAAAAGATGATTGGTTAAAATCATCTTGTAGACTTATTATACAGATTCACTGGGTTTATTTATCAAATATTCATTGACATCCATTAGATATGGATATAGTTCGATTAATTCATCAATCTTTTGGTTTGAGAGATTTACAAGAGCTGTGATCTCTTCATCCGAGTAGCCCAGATTTAAAAAGCAGGACCGTAATTTGGTACTGTACCAAAGCAAATGGTTATCGGTGAATTCATCGTCTAGCTCAGTAAGGAAACTGTGATAGGCCGAAAAAATTAGGGTCATAAAAAGCCGAAAGTTTTTTTCGAAACTCAGG
This genomic interval from Eubacteriaceae bacterium ES3 contains the following:
- the nifJ gene encoding pyruvate:ferredoxin (flavodoxin) oxidoreductase, whose protein sequence is MPKKMMTMDGNTAAAHVAYAFTEVAAIFPITPSSPMAESADVWASQGRKNIFGEVVKVSEMQSEGGAAGAVHGSLAAGALTTTFTASQGLLLMIPNMYKIAGELLPGVFHVSARTLATQALSIFGDHSDVMACRQTGFALLASGGVQEVMDLAGIAHLSAIKSRVPFVHFFDGFRTSHEIQKVEVLEYEDLKNLADFDAIQAFRDNALSPEHPVTRGTAQNPDIFFQAREACNPFYNELPGIVADYMEKISELTGRSYHLFDYYGAEDAENIIVAMGSVTDTIEETIDCLVGQGEKIGLIKVRLFRPFAPEYFLKVLPDTVKKIAVLDRTKEPGSLGEPLYQDICTIFYGKERQPLIVGGRYGLSSKDTTPTHIKAVFDNLKLDEPKDKFTVGIVDDVTHTNLELGENIYTIPEGTKGCKFWGLGSDGTVGANKSAIKIIGDHTDLYAQGYFSYDSKKSGGVTVSHLRFGKKPIKSTYLIVNSDFVSCSTQAYVYQYDLLKGLKKGGTFLLNTVWTPEELEEKIPASMKKYIADNDINFYIINATKIAEEIGLGRRTNMIMQSAFFKLADIIPIEDAIAYSKAGIQKSYGNKGQKIVDMNNEAVDQGINALVKIDVPESWKTAADAEMAKEDVPEFIEKILRPVNRLEGDDIPVSAFTGVEDGTFMAGSSAYEKRGIAVNVPKWLPENCIQCNQCSFVCPHAVIRPVLVDKDEKAAAPEGFETVEAKGKQLEGLDYRIQVSIMDCTGCGNCQDACPAKTKALVMEPIETQSEQIPLWNYSTTVKVKDNLMAKNTVKGSQFCKPLLEFSGACAGCGETPYAKAITQLYGDRMIVANATGCSSIWGASSPSTPYCTNDEGKGPAWANSLFEDNAEFGFGMLEATEKVRETIASYLGAIIESDAPEAVKEAAQAWIDSKNDGELSKITSPKLVEALSAYQADGEIAAKVKFVVDNAAYLIKKSVWVFGGDGWAYDIGYGGLDHVLASRKNINVLVMDTEIYSNTGGQASKSTPTAAVAQFASAGERIKKKDLGMMAATYGYVYVAQVAMGADKNQYMKVLQEAENYDGPSLIIAYAPCINHGIKGGMSRTQTHEKLAVEAGYWHLYRFNPTLKAEGKNPFILDSKEPEIDKFTDFLDTEVRYTSLKLTFPEISKSLYETAKEEAWDRYLGYKRMAEM